The DNA window GAGTTTGGAGAAATCTTTTACGATGGAATTGGTGATATTCCATTTGCTTACGCTTCCAATAAAGAAGGGTTAGAGATTGAAGATAGAGAACTTCAATTCGTGTTATAATCGAACAAGTATTCGCACCTGGTACATCAACGTGTAAATAAGTTTGTCGATTAGAACAGTTTGCATGGTTTGCAGATTTGATTTCATTCTGGGAATTGATCGTATTTGTAAGAAAAAAAGTTTTTGTCTGCACAACAGGATTATTCAACATAACATCTATATGTCCGTGTTCAGTGTTCACTGCTTGAAGGCAAGTTTAGGCAAACTAATATATAATAACCCATTGTTCAGTGTTCATTATGCTGCGTTCAGAATTACAGTAAACCCAGTGTAATTCCATTCATAAGCTTTTATAATAAAATCTTAAATGTTTCAAATTGAACAAAACTGAACCAGTTAGGTTCAGTATGGTTTGGTCATACACTTCCTCGGGATTGTGGTTCAATCCGGTTTAAAGCGAATGCACACCCTCACCTTCAAATGACCATGATCTTACGTGCTCGTGCAAAATCCAGCAAAAGACCACGGCTTTACTCGATCTTGACCAATTCAGCTGCACATCCATTAAACACTACATAAAGGTATCTAATTCACTGCTTGAATTTCAGATCAAGAAACCAAGCATACGATTGTCTaacaaataatcaaaaactaaGCCAAAATAACCTACCCTCTATAAAAATGCCATTTAGTCATCACAATCTCAAAAGACAAGAGTTGGAAATAGTTTGGGATTTACCATGAACCAAAAGCTTCAACTACTACACAATTTACTAACATTTCAGACAGTGCAATCCACAAAAAATTTCCCGCACACATCAGGATCAGCTGTAAGTCCAGAAATGTGCTTTTGAACCTCAAGTATTTCAGGAGTAACAAAAATTCTGGAAGTAACATGGTTATTCCAATCCAACATCTTCAACCAAAACGCTCAAATCAGATTTATGAACAAAGGGAAATCCTTATGTACCAGCTCCACAAAACTTTAAGGGCATAGACTCTCTTACCTTAGACAGTATAGGGGATGAGACGTAAAGCTATCAGAAAAGGCAAATGCTAAACACCAAAACATTCTACTGAACTACACAATCAACCATCCATCTAGATATTTGTTGAAATGACAGCATAAAAATGAAACAGTTTAGTAACAGGTAATAAGATTAAACCCCATTAAGGATGTCAAGCAAACTGACAAACATACATTCTTTCAAAGCTCCCACAAAACAGTAAACTTACAGAGCATAATTTCCTAAGCTACATAGCCCAAATACACAACTGAAGGTGCTGCATTAAATTCATTGCATCTCGTACAGATTAGCACTACTGCAAGTAACAAATTACCCTCTTTCCCGAGATTTGTCTCTATGATGTAGGAGAAAATGCAAAAATTTGTTTAATGGTAAGTAAGAAAACAAAATGGCAGAAAACAATTCTGAAACTGTATATCAATCCATGTAAGTTTGAACCACATCACTTTAATAACGTACTCTGCACCGATTACAAAATAATATAGTAAAGATGTGTTCCAAGTTCCAACCATCCAAACACTCGCAACACAGCATGTACGTATTCTAGAAATTTCTTTGACAATGAATCAATGTAGTCTTGCTTACTGATTAGAGGTAAGTTCAGACTCTATTGTCCAACAAATGCTCAAACAAAGCTCAAAGCCCCTCCATGCTTAAGCAAGAGTAAACTATATACCCCACCCAACCATTTGTCTACTGTTCACAACCTAATAAACATGTTCCGGAAACAAAATCATCAAATTTAATGTATGATGTATCCACAATGATCACTATTAGATGCCCACAAGTGACAAGGAATAAACTAAGGATCATTTCGTACCTATGTTAATGTTCTTCACGAGTCAAACCCTCATCAAAAAGCATAATGCAAATGTGATAGCTTGAAAAGAGAGaagcagaagaaaaaaaacatgcaGAAGAAGGTGAAAACAAAGCATCAAAAGTTCCAAGGCATCCTCTGAGAAATTTGCAAAATTacaacataaaaacaaaacaaccaACTAACAGGGAAAAATCAGCTATGACTGCAGTGAGAATGTTGAGCCAACTGAATTCTAATTTCTGACTTTGAGACTCACCTCTCTTGGAGACATACATGTTTTGTATTGTGTTCAAATGATACAAAATTCTATTCCACTACATAACGTCAGAACTGCTttcttttatttctaaaaaatctGTCTCTTTTGACATACACGTAAAATAGTGCAAAGAAACTTATTGCAGACAACGAAACTGAGCCCCATGGAAAAGGTGGATCCTTGAAACAAAGTAGTGACGCCTCCAATTCTTGAGAAGCATGGTATACAAGCGAATGAATAGAATACAGATCATGCTCTGAGGACCTGATGTAATACAAAGCCATTTCGAAGTCCAAACGAGACATTGCAGAAACTGTTTTATCCAGCTTGTATTTGAACAGGCTCCATCTCTGTACAAACTCAATATGTTGATTCTGTTTAAGTAGTTTCCTGTCACCCCCATGATTTGCTATAGATTCAAGCACATCAATGGCACTTGTTATAGTGTAATTCAGAGCCGTCAAAAGAACATTTCTCCGAGCTGCATCCATCTGGACAAAAGAAAGAGACGAAGTCTCTGAGAAGGGCCCAAAGGGAGTTTGCCCAACACTCCAAGTATAATCTACCAACGTATTATTATGCCTTGAACTCCAGGACAAATGGGTAGGCGAAACTCCCCACATACTCTGTAAAATTGAACCAACAAGTGGTCGCTCAAGCTCCCTAGTATGTGTAAACACATGACGTCCATTGCAGCTATAGTCGCTCACAGTCTGAGTAGTCTTTGTTCTCACAGCAATAACCATATCTCTAAATGCAACCGACTGATGATAGCGATCAAGCAGCAATAACGTATTATAATCCAAATCAAACACATAAACTGGAAGCACCCTACCAAATTCCTCCTCAGGAACTCCAGCCATCCTCCTAAACTCCTCAGCAGATTCAGACAATATCTGATGCAACTTTTTTGAGTCCAAATACTCACTCACTATCAACGTGTAATTATCAAACAAAAACCTAGAAGTAAACGAATTAATAGACCTCGAAACAGTAAACGAACAAATCGAACATTCCGCATAATTAATCCCATAATTCCTAAAAACTAAAGACTGATCACCAAACAATAACCCATTCTCATCAGCCTCATCTCTAAAACTCTTCTCAATAGCTTTCCAATCCAAACCACTCGAGTCTTTACCGGACCCATAAACATGAATAAACTCAACAATCAAAGAAGTTTCATAGTAAACAGGAATTCTCAAAGAGGGCACAAGTAATACCTGATAAGCACTCCAAATCAAAGAACCCAAATCCGCAAGCATCGCCTTCTGCGACTTGGGTCTCCCGTGCATTGTCGCTAGAGGATGAAACTCGCCTTTGGGCAAAACCCCGTCCCCGGATAAAGCCGGACCATAGTCCACAGGACCAGCAGAGAGATCAATCCAAAGATACCTCTCTTTACCAGTCCAGACAGTACCCAGACACTTGGTAAAACCAGGTGATGAATCACCCGGTGTATAACTATAAGCATAGTTTTTTTTACTATAAGAATTATCTAAAgagattaaataaatataaatccCATGAACAGGTTTTTCCTTCTCATAATCTTGCTTAATTATGTCATCAATTACGCTGTAGGATACCGACAAAAGCGGCGACCGGAGGGAGGAAGGGGCGGCGGAGAGAGCGGAGGTGAGGGCGTCAGAGAGGCGGGAGGAGAGGGAGGAGGCGGCGTGGGAGATGTCAAGATGGGGAGAGTGTTTGACGGCGAGGCGGTGGTGGTTGGCGTGGTCGGAGGAGATCAGATGGAAATGATCGGAGGATTGGGTGGAGGAGAGGAAGGAGTGGAGGAGAGAGGCGGAATCGGGGGGGAAAGTGGAGGCGCCGACGAGGCGGATGTGGAGGGAGAGAGGGACGGAGAGGGAGAGGAGGGAAGTGATTAAGGAGGGGAGGCGGGGAGGGGCGGAGTGGGAAGTGAGTGAGGTTTTGATGGAAGAAGGGAGAGAGGAGAAGGTGTCGTTTGTGGATTTTGGGTCTTTGTGGAATTGTTGAGACAGGAAGGAGTCTAGGCCGGGAATTAGGGTGGTGGCGGTGGCGGTAGCGGTGGTGAttaggaggaggaggaggaagtGGAGAGTGGTGGTGGGCATGTTGAAGAAGTTAGGGTTGCATCTGGTGGTGATTAGATTCAAGTTTCAGAAAGAGGAGTGACTGACTGACTGTTGATGACAAAAGGAAAAATTGCACCACAAGTGTCtgaacttttcaaaatattctATTTGAGTGTCTGAACTTTCTTTTATTCTAAAATGGTgttcaaacaatttaaaaacatatttgtTTTTCgcgaaaattttaaaaacatatcaaaacacTGTTTTTCTCATTTTCCGGCTTGCCGGTGCTAACTAAACATGCATACTTGATTATCTGGCATTCCATGTCATTTTGTAGGTGTTAGAGTGACAAAATTATCTCTGAGTAAGCgcattatttctaaaaaaaatagggtttcaattcaaacaaaaaaataactcTTTATTCCCTCCCTGCACATTTTTGAAACAACTCGACATTGTTATCAATCGCACAACATAAAAGCTTTCTTCAATCACTCAGCTTATGTTCGAATTGTTCAAGCTCTTCTTCTGGGTCTCTAGCATTGTTGTTGAAGATTGAACAAAGGTAAAAGCTTTCTCATGGAATCAATAACTTGTTGGATTATTGAAAAAACATATCCGGCCAATTCTATTTCTGTAGGTCACTTCAGAATGTAGATGGATGTAGTCCGTGTATTTTACGGTGGAAAATTTGTTAGGAGTGAGGATGAGAGGGAGTTGAGTTATGTGGAAGGTTCAAATATTGAAGTTATAGTTTGCattaagaattttaaatttaagacCTTTAAGAGTAGCATTAAGAGTATATTTAGGAATagcaaattacttaaaattcattttagaaaatataaaatgccTTTGGCACATGGTCTTTTAGGAATGGGGATGATTGGTGGGTAGATAGTGAAGCCGAAGAGGTTCATTATTTAGAATAAAGTGAAGATGAGGATTTAGAAATTGATTGTCAAGACTAAAGCTTTCAGATAAGAATAAGAATTACAAGAAGCTAGACATGCACTTAAACAAAATATGATCAATAGAAGGGGAAAAAATTGAATGAAGAAAAAGATAATGATGTGAATGCGAAGGAAATTCATAGGGAGTCTAATTCAGAAGCAAATGAGAATGAAGTTACATGTGTCAATGATAGAGCAgccattttattaaaaagatatGCAGCACATGTTAAGCAGCCAGGGAACGAGGAAAATGATTTTGATTCAGATGATGATGAGTGGAGTTGTGCAAGCACCGATGAGAGTGATGATGATCACGCTGTTAGAAGGTACATTTCTTGCTTATGATCCAAGAGCTGAAAAGATAAGTTTCAGTTTAGAGATGACATTTAGATGTTCATCAGAATTTAAAGAAGTTGTCACAAGACATTCTATTCAAGAAAGGCATGCAGTGAAATTTGTTAGAAACACCAAAGAACAAGTTAGAGTAAGATGTTTGAAAGCAAATTGTCCATTTGAGATCTATGTCTCGTATGATTCAGTGACCAAGTATTTTCAGGTAAAAACTCATGTTAGTGATCATATTTGTGtttcattcaaaaataaaatagtttaagTGCATTAGGTTAATGGGAATTACAAATTTGAAAGATATAGTGAAGCATGACTTGAAAGTGGCTATTACAATTACCAAAATGAGGAGGGTTAAAGATCTTACAATTGGTATACTAGAATGTGAATTGAAAGAGGAATAAGTAAGATTGTGGGACTATTTGgcagaaatttaaaaatctaataCTGGTAGTACAATGATAATGAGAGTTGAAAGACCAATTCCCACTGAACAACCAACGTTTTATAAGCTGTATATATCATTTGAATGTTTGAAAATATGTTGGAAGGGTGTAGAAAGGTCATAGCtcttgatgattttttttgagaggTCAAGAAAAAGTTGAAGTTCTTGCTGTAGTGAGAAGGGATGGGAACAACCAAATGTTTCCAGTTGAATGGTCTGTTGTAACCGCTGAAGATAAAGTTAACTGGAAGTGGTTTATAACATTATTGTCAGAAGATTGGAAATGGAAGATGCCACTGGTTGGGTAATAATCACTGATCAACAGAAGGTACAATATCAAACTATTTGTTCATTACATTATTGTTcatgtttataatattttttaattgaaaattaaacgtACAATATCAAACTATATGTTCATTATATTATTGTGCTTGTTTATAATAGTTCGATTTTTTTGGACAGGGTCTAATAGATGCTATCTTGGCAATACTACCACATGCCGAGTACAAATATTGTGCAAGACACCTTTATGCCAACTAGAGgaagaaaaataagaataagTCCTTGCACAAGCTGTTCTGGAAGTGTGTAAAGAGCAATAATATGCCAGATTTTGAAGATAATATGAAGGAAATGCAAAGATTAAGTCTTAGAGGATTTGATGACATGTTGATTATGCATCCACGTCAATGGTATAGTGCTTGTTTTGGGGCTAAGGTTAAATGTGACATATTggataataatttaattgaatctTTTAATGGGAAATTAGTAGAGTTTAGGACATGGAATATTTATTCTATGTTAGAGGAACAAAAAAGCTAGTAATGAATAAACTTAGATAAAATAGAGATGCTTGTTATAAATGGTTGACTGATTTTGGGCCTAGAATTAGAAAAAAGCGATTTGATAATTGCAAAAAGACGGCAAATTGTAACTTATTGAGGCCTAGAGATCATGAGTTTGAGGTATAATTCAGGAAAGAAACTTATGTGGTAGATTTGAAAAATAGGACTTATCCTTGTAGATCTTGGAACCTAACGGGTATTCAATGTTGCCATGTGGTGTGCGCCATACATCACATAGATAAGAATCCCGAAGATTATGTccatattttatatagaaaggAGTTGTATATGAAAGCATATTCACACATGATGCAAGGCCTTAATAGTAAAAAGTTTTGGAGAAAATTGGAAGTTGACCCACCACAACCACCTCCTGATAGAAGGATGCCTGGAAGGCCAGCAAAAAAAGAAGAATTGAGGATGGTGAGGGTGGGCATGGTCATAAATTGTCAAGGAAGGGTAGAAAGATGACATGTCAAAATTGCTACCAAACTGGTCATAACGAGAAATCTTGTTCAACAATATCAGTAGCTAATCGAGCGCTAACAACAGCTGATCGAGCATCAACAACAACTGATcccaaacaaacacaaacaGCAGTTAGATAACCACCTCTATGTAGACCTTCATCTAGATTGCCCAAACTGCCGGTAAGTTGATTTTACGTTACTATTtaccaaattaatttttgatttctgcaataatgataatatttattttatttgtaggTTGTGGGTTGTGGGTGGAAAAGGTTCATTAGAAACTACACCTGTTAATATGAATCAATACCAAGCAGATGCAAATATACGTACAAGTGCCGAAGTGCAATAGAGCAATGCAAAAGGAAATACTGAAATGCAACAATGTAATGGAGCTGATAGATATACAAGACACTATACTCCATACACAAAAAGAAACTCAACCTATCAACAAGCTACACAACCTCGTGTCTACGGTGGTAGTAAAAACCGTGGAAGCCTCATAGATTTGCAGCAGATCCACCGAATAGATATGATGTTTGGGAAGATTCAATCACCTCTAATATAATTTTACATGTTAGTTTTTCACaaaatttattactttaatCTACATATATGTGCAAGTATATTAATATTCTTTATTTATGTTGTGCAGCCTATGATTAGAAATGAGGCTACTCTACCTTATATCAACAGGAAAAGAGTGGGAAATGAACCGGAGCCATTATTCATGACTGAAAAGAAAGAGTTCTTTTAAAAAAGGAGGAACGAATTATATTGAACTCTACACAACTTAAGGTATCtttgaaaataatttacataattttattCCTGTTGCTACTACTGGTTatgattataaaaattattgcaGTAAAAACTTAAAAAGCAAAAGAGCAAATTGATGATAAGGGAAAGAAACCCACTGATTCAATATAAGGAAACGACAAAGTGAAAGGACCATTAGGCGTTAGGAATGCATCACGAAAAATCAAGATTGGAATTACAATTTCAACTCAAGAATCAAGATTATAATGACTATTGTTGATTGATAAATTGCAATAGCTTTATGCATTTTGTTGTATCCAAGCTATGTGAACTtagttcattttgatattttcaacTATACTAAGTTGCATCAACTTGGTATTTTAAAGAGCTTGAATCTTTGTGCTCTGTGCATGTTTTATGCATTTTGATAACAATATAAATGGTGTTACCGCAAATCACCTAAAAGACCAATTTTACTAAAGGGCAACACTGACTATCTAACATAGATAAGCATAAATGTCAAGATGAGTCTTCATATAAACATACATAGAAATGCTATTTCTATCCCACATTGTTAGTTTACAAAGAAACTAACAAAACATATGTCTATATAAGTTAAGACAACACATCAATAGAAGGGTAAGTTTTCCACCTCTTTCAAAtaatacttttaatatattCTTTCAAAGACAAATACGGACTTGctcgtcggagtgaacgtcggAGACCCTCTTCGGCGTTTTTCTaacttgtttgtttttttatctcAGGCGAACCTACGTCAGTGGAACTCAAGGAGCTTAAATCCTGTCATTTGAATTcgttgataattttattatttatcacaTTTTGTTATAACCAGACTATAAAAACTTGGTTCATTTTAGTATTTTGAATTGTACTAAGCTACACAAATttggtattttaaaaaaatcagtctTTATGTTCTTTGTGATCTGGTGCATGGGAATTGTTTTCCAATGGGGTCATCAAATTAGTTTtgtttactgttttttttttcattatcttttatttcttcATAAATTATTGCAGGTAAGAAAGCATTTAGGCTATCCTTCATATTTGGACGTATGAAAAAATTACAATGATTTAGCTTAATTTATTGATATTAGATGGAAGTTATTTCAAGCTTTCTGCTTATACCAACAGAGCAAATTTTACACACAAACTCTTTataaaattctgaaattttaaGGATGGACAAGAATCATCTATGACGAAAGCATAATGTGGCCATTGAAATGAAAATagattttttatagaatttcatggcttcaaaaaagaaaatagagaaagaaataATTGACAGTTAGAATTAAgcataatttaaattagaaaattaatataaataatattaaatcaatAGTTAATactgatataattaaaataaaatttagaataaGAAATCACTAAGATTTAGAACATACAGTTAATTTTTTCAACATCTAAATACCAATTTCTAACTAAAACAAGAAATCACTTCTAACTAaacataaatttgaaatttcaaactGAATTACTAAACACCGCTCCTTTTTACTACGCACCGCCCCCAAACATTacctttttaatcttttttttagttgtaaaattcatattcaaatcctctcaactcatatTTAAACACGAAGAACGGATAACGAAAATctcgtttaattttatttaattttcaaaatttatttcaaatttatttcatttaatttgaaaagtGTTTTTCGTTTAATTTTAGAAGAatatgtttttgtttaattttaaaaatttatttcaaatatatttcatttaattttttaaaaaaaattgtttaatttcaaaaatgtctttcatttaatttctaaatttttccgtttaatttcaaaatttcatttaattatcaaaaatatttttgtttatagttaaaaaaaatcgataaatattttttaaaaaattaacggGACGTTCTCGGTTTACATCATCCCGAAGGGGGAGACGTCTTTCGAAAACTTCTCCCCCTTCCAAGGGGGAGACGTTTTTGGAAAACATCTCCCCCTCAGGGCAGATGTAAACTGAGGACATCTCCACCTCTAGGGAGATGTAAAGTCCCCATAAAAAgggcaaaaaggtgaaaaaaagGACGATACCTAGTAATTAGGGGCGGTATATGTAAAAACacaatttcaaattatttaaatatctcGTGTTTTGAATGCTTCTACCTCAATCGTAAATCATTCTTTAGGCTTCAAGAAACTATTGATGATTCTTATTGGTTTTTCATCGATTTGTGTCTCAACCCACTCGAATGTTCGGTTACAAGTTGAGGTCTCACATGACCAAAAATGCCTACCGGAATTAGCTTGCATCCATGAAATTTTCGTGATGCGTCTTTCTCCACGAGGGCAACAATTGGCTTCCATCATCGTTacttttgtttgtttatttttctttgacttATCTAATTCCATAAACCCACATTATTCCCTTTAAAGACAACACAAGGttattttttaccattaaaaattATTGGCTTATGTGGACAATGACATAGAATCCTAGCTAATCAAGTATGTCTGCTTCGTCAGCACCGGCAAGccgaaaaatgaaaaaaaaacgctaatttgatatgtttttaaattgttcGAACActattttagaataaaaaaaagttcagacactcaaatagaatatttttaattgttcaGACACAATGGTGCAATTTTACCAtgacaaaataattaattgttataCAGATCTAAGAACAAAGGACCAATTCATTCCCTCAACTTGacacaaaatattaaatgagTCATTCTTGCAGATTTTGgttcaaacaaattcaaaatttacGTTTTCGTATAAAAAGGTCCTTCAAAGAgtgagattttaattttatttatttaattaattatattttgatttaatttaacctctaattataacctaattaaaatcctaattaaaaatttcaattttaatttcgcCACCCACCAACCTCTCATACTCCAGCCGCGGCCTCTTTTCTCTCTCGCATTCTGACCAATCACCAACTACTCCGCCAAGCACCCCGACCACCATCAACAACAATATTCATCCCCAAAAGGCAAGAATCCGATGTAGTTTATCCTCCAAGAGAACAAACTGGTCGTGTTCATCCTCTTTGAAAGATTTAGTTATATAACTGACAAAACCCGCaaacgtttgatattttattgaaattaactCATAAAATAACACTCACACTTTGCACTTTATTCATATTATAATTCTCATTTTTTACAATGTATTTTGCAAcacatttttaatttcttcCTTGAAATTTaaccattcattttttttatctcagaAGTCACAATGTCAACATCctacaataaatataatattctataaataatatgttattacattaaaatattaaatacaattaaattattttaatacttataaattaactaaCTGAAAAATTATTACTCGGTCTATCATTATCTTTGGATATCAACACCTAATAATAAGGCTAATAGGCTGAAAAGCTACTGTTCTTTACTCTCTCTTTTCCAGTAACACCCAATCTTGCAAAAcggttaattttatatattttactttcaatagcaccctaaattaaaaaaaaaataagacgATTTTATTACTAAAAggataaaaaatttcaaaacaactaaatttaaaagtcaTATTATACCTTCTATTCAGAAAAATTCAAACAAgtcctttaacttaaaaaaactcaaataaattctaaataaaaaattaattaaatagatatataataaattttaaaattttattaaaaattaaattaaataaaaattgatatttcgAATCCACAACCGCCTTCATCGAAATCGTG is part of the Mercurialis annua linkage group LG3, ddMerAnnu1.2, whole genome shotgun sequence genome and encodes:
- the LOC126673206 gene encoding uncharacterized protein LOC126673206; the protein is MPTTTLHFLLLLLITTATATATTLIPGLDSFLSQQFHKDPKSTNDTFSSLPSSIKTSLTSHSAPPRLPSLITSLLSLSVPLSLHIRLVGASTFPPDSASLLHSFLSSTQSSDHFHLISSDHANHHRLAVKHSPHLDISHAASSLSSRLSDALTSALSAAPSSLRSPLLSVSYSVIDDIIKQDYEKEKPVHGIYIYLISLDNSYSKKNYAYSYTPGDSSPGFTKCLGTVWTGKERYLWIDLSAGPVDYGPALSGDGVLPKGEFHPLATMHGRPKSQKAMLADLGSLIWSAYQVLLVPSLRIPVYYETSLIVEFIHVYGSGKDSSGLDWKAIEKSFRDEADENGLLFGDQSLVFRNYGINYAECSICSFTVSRSINSFTSRFLFDNYTLIVSEYLDSKKLHQILSESAEEFRRMAGVPEEEFGRVLPVYVFDLDYNTLLLLDRYHQSVAFRDMVIAVRTKTTQTVSDYSCNGRHVFTHTRELERPLVGSILQSMWGVSPTHLSWSSRHNNTLVDYTWSVGQTPFGPFSETSSLSFVQMDAARRNVLLTALNYTITSAIDVLESIANHGGDRKLLKQNQHIEFVQRWSLFKYKLDKTVSAMSRLDFEMALYYIRSSEHDLYSIHSLVYHASQELEASLLCFKDPPFPWGSVSLSAISFFALFYVYVKRDRFFRNKRKQF